In Carettochelys insculpta isolate YL-2023 chromosome 11, ASM3395843v1, whole genome shotgun sequence, a genomic segment contains:
- the STX5 gene encoding syntaxin-5: MNTRKRHGSKNTDQGVYLGLSQTQELPLPAVSTVASSLPFPDTMSCRDRTQEFLSACKSLQSRQNGLQPNKPALNAMRQRSEFTIMAKRIGKDLSNTFAKLEKLTILAKRKSLFDDKAVEIEELTYIIKQDINSLNKQIAQLQEIVRAKGSQSGRHVQTHSNTIVVSLQSKLASMSNDFKSVLEVRTENLKQQRNRREHFSRTPMSTLPLTAGSLGGSAMLQDEPQRTGDVAIDMDSRTSQQLQLIDEQDSYIQSRADTMQNIESTIVELGSIFQQLAHMVKEQEETIQRIDANVEDAQLNVEAAHSEILKYFQSVTSNRWLMVKIFLILIIFFIIFVVFLA; encoded by the exons ATGAATACGAGAAAACGCCACGGCTCTAAGAACACGGATCAAGGCGTTTATCTGGGGCTGTCGCAGACACaggagctgcccctgcctgctgtCTCCACTGTTGCCTCGTCCCTGCCCTTCCCGGACACCATGTCGTGCCGCGATCGCACCCAGGAGTTTCTCTCTGCTTGCAAGTCCTTGCAGAGCAGACAG AATGGGCTGCAGCCGAACAAACCTGCCCTGAATGCCATGCGCCAAAGGAGCGAGTTCACCATCATGGCCAA GCGCATTGGGAAAGATCTCAGCAACACCTTTGCCAAGCTGGAGAAGCTGACTATCT TGGCCAAGCGGAAGTCCCTATTTGATGACAAGGCGGTGGAGATAGAGGAGCTGACCTACATCATCAAACAG gacatCAACAGCCTGAACAAGCAGATTGCCCAGCTTCAGGAGATTGtgcgggccaagggcagccagagtgGGCGGCACGTGCAGACCCACTCCAACACCATCGTGGTGTCACTGCAG TCCAAACTGGCCTCAATGTCCAATGATTTCAAGTCCGTACTGGAGGTGAGAACGGAG AATCTGAAGCAGCAGCGGAACCGGCGTGAGCACTTCTCCCGCACCCCAATGTCCACCCTGCCCCTCACTGCTGGCAGTTTGG GTGGTTCTGCGATGCTGCAGGATGAGCCCCAGCGGACAGGGGATGTGGCCATTGACATGGACAGCCGGAcgagccagcagctgcagctgattGATGAAcag GATTCGTATATCCAGAGCCGGGCGGACACGATGCAGAACATTGaatccaccatcgtggagcttggctCCATCTTCCAGCAGCTGGCACACATGGTGAAGGAGCAAGAGGAGACCATTCAGAG GATTGACGCCAACGTGGAGGACGCTCAGCTGAATGTGGAGGCTGCGCACTCTGAGATCCTCAAGTACTTCCAGTCAGTTACCTCCAACCGCTGGCTCATGGTCAAGATCTTCCTCATCCTCATCATCTTCTTCATCATTTTTGTGGTGTTCCTGGCCTGA